The DNA region CAAAAAACAGATACTCCAACCAAAGCTATAACAACCGGATACTTTACCACGCGCAAAACCTTGCTCAGCCTAAATTTGGGACTGAACTGCGGCACCCGAAAAAAGCGTGCCAATCGGTTCAACAATTCCTGAAGCGCACCAAACGGACATAGCCATCCGCAAAATACCCCACGGCCCAAGAAAACCAATGAAAGTGCCGTGTAGCCCATTAAAATCACTATCAGCGGTTCAAAAAGGAGCGTGGTCCATTCCAGCTTCCCAAACAATGCCTGCCCATACGAAAAAATATTCACAATGGAAAGTTGTGCACCAGCAATCCACCCCAACCACAGTAACACAAAGGAGAGTATCGCGATCCGAACCCATTTATGCAGTTGACGTTTTTTAGCGATCGGGTGCTCAAAGAGGAAAATATTTGTGACTACAACCAATAATATCAACAAGACAGAGATAGAAATTGCTTGATCGACCCATGTCCTTTGCCAATCGCTAAGTTTACTCTCGCGAACTAGCCCACCCAGCACCAAAGATATAGGTTTCAAGCCCTCTTCCTCTAGATCAAAGTCCGATCCGACAACAAACCTCACAGGGATTTGATAGGAAATATCCGTCGAGAATGTCCTGCTCTTTTCGTCTTCACCTTGATTCCCAAAATCAAACTGCAGAACCCATGGAAGGTACGGTTTGAATTTCATGTCAGAGCTTATTTTAACAATTCCTACTGAATCGAACTCTTCTCCCTTCTCAGTTCTTAAAGCTGTACCCCCTTGGGAAAACTGACCTGCTCTTTGCGGGTTCCACAAATTTTTAGGCAATAGTGGTATGATCAAATTTCCCTGCCTAAGGGTCAGACCTTCTCCTTCCCCCGAACTAAGAAACTTAGACTCTCCTATAAAAACCTCTTGGGGCTTCCCCAAGGATTCTCTCCACGAAATAGTCCCCTTACTTCCGATCCACAAAAGATGGTCCCCATATCCAATTTGAGAGACATATACCCCATGCCACTTAGCACCAAACAAATTTCTTCCGATTCCTGCCGGCGTAATCAAAGCAACACAAATTGACTCTGGGAACCTGTGCATGCCTTTCTCGAGAAAATTTTCACAACGGACCGACCCATCAGAAAGAAGTGAAGGCCAATCCCGTGTTTCAAATGCAAACATATCTAGAACAATCTTCTCAACAATATCTTCATTCAGGAGCCCCCTACTTCGCGCTATCACTCGCGCTCCTGAAATCACTGCACCATGCGCCAGGTTGGCACTTATAGTTGCTCCACTAATACCATCTAACGAAGATCCACTATTTTGAAAAACGGCACTGCGACGAATAGACTGTAAAATCGACATGCCTCGCAGTCCGCTCAGGTATTTTCGGAAACCATCTTCCTTAGGTCGAAATCCTCTAATAATAGGCTCGTTGTGCCCGAGGACCCGTACACCGGCAATCCTGTTATCAATCGTCACTCCAGCAACAATATCAAATAAACCTCCCGCATAACCCCTTCCACCAACACTCTCATAGGTTGAGTATAGATACCCCAAAATTTCCTCTCCTAGAAACACAAGAGAGGCCGGTGGATCACCTGTTGGATCAGAAACCCTATCAGCGTCGGGGAATACTGATTGCCAGACTTCCGCAGAGGAAAGGCGATCCCTTAATGGGCCAAATTCTGATTCTTCCGCAAGCACGTAGCCAATTCCACATACCAACTGGATAAACAAAAACATAGAAAGAAACTGTGATGTATAGGAAAATTTGGGCGAGATACGAAAACCCCATTCACAAGCATTAACTACCGCGTCTAGTGCTTTCACAATTCCGTCCAGATGGATTCTAGAATTTGCAATAGCTTAGGAAACATCTGGCATTAGCCGCTCATTTCGTTTGCGATCTGCAATAAGCGGTGGGCAACGAGTATCGTCATAATAATCCACCTGGCAATCCAAACATTGAAAACATTCTGTCATATTAATCCGTCCACGTGGCTCTATAGCCTGTACAGGACAAGACACCTCGCAAACGTGGCATGGAGCACCACACTGTGCACGTCGCTTCAAAGACTCAAATATATGAAATCTTCCAAGAATAGCTAACGTTCCGCCTAACGGGCACAAAAAGCGACAGAAGAAACGCTCTACAAACAACCCCACTAGTAGCAAAAGAATGGCATAAATCGCGTATGGCCAAGCCCGGGAAAATTTTAACGTAATTGCCGTCTTGAAGGGCTCAACCTCTGCCCCTTGCAGACCCCATTCCATCGACCATAAAACAGATACTCCAATTAACCCTATAGCAACCAAATATTTTATTGCCCATAGTCCTTCGTTTAAGGTGAACGTAGGCGTGTACTGTGGCACCCNGGCAAAGCGCGCCAACTGATTCAGTAACTCCTGAAACGCGCCAAAGGGACATAGCCATCCACAGAATACCCCGCGACCTAACAAAATTAATGAAACCGCAGTATATGCCATCAAAATTACAATTAACGGCTCAAACAGAAGGGTTGACCATTCTAATTTCCCGAATAACGCCTGGCCATAAGAAAAAACATTGACAATCGAAAGCTGGGCACCGGCAATCCACCCCAACCACACCAACACAAATGAAAGCACTGTGATACGAAGCCATCTATGCATCTTACGCCGCTTTGTGATCACAGATTCAAATAGAAAAATACCAGTAACCACAACTAATAATACCAACAGGACAGAAATTGCCGGCGCCTGATCTACCCATGCCCTTTGCCAATCGGTAAGCTTACTCTCACGAACCAGTCCCCCCATTACATACGAGATCGCTTTCAAGCCCTCTTCTTCTAGGTCAAAGTCGGAACCCACAACAAATTTAGTGGGGATTTGATAGGAGACTGTAGTCAAAATGTCCTCCTCCAATTCCTCCTGTCCACCGTAATTAAAATCAAAATCAAGTGTCCACGCCTTGTAAGGCTTAAAGTCGGAACCCGTTTTTATTTTCAGTATCCCAACGGAATTGAAGTATCTTCCATCCCGTGGCGATATCGCCTCTCTATCGCCTCGCACTTCGTTTGCCATATCCAGTGGGATTGCAAACTTACCTTGCCGCAAATGGATTGGCGCAATCGCTTGATGTTGCCCTAGTGATTTTCGTTCTAGCAGCCGAGTCCAGATATTCGGACCCCGACTACCAATCCATAGCAATTGCTCCCCATGATTGACTTGAGCGAGGTAAGCAGCATGCAGTCTCTCACCCAGAAGATTTCGCCCAATTCCCGCCGGTGTAATCAAAGAGACACAAATTTCCTCCGGAACATTGGAACGATCACCGGTTTGAGTCTGCCTGCACTCCACAGAACCCTCAGAAAGCAAGGAATTCCATCCAATAGCTTCGTAAGAATCAAGCTCAAGACTGATTTTCTGATTACTAGTATCCCCAATAAACCCCCTGGCACGAGCAATGCTCCGCGCCGCTGAAATTACCGCACCGTGCATTAGAGTGGCGCTTATGGTCGCACCACTAATACTATCCTCCTTCGCGCTTCCGTATTTATCCCGGTTGCTGGTCTTTGGTTTTCTTATAGGCTTAAGAATGTTTAAGCTTTCGAGATCACGCAAATAATTACGCAGCCCTCTCTCGAGGGGTCCAAACCCCTTAACAATGGGCTCGTCGTGNTCCAAAAGAAGAACTCCAGCTATTCTTGCATCCAGAGTGACCCCCGCGATTGCATCAAATGGCGTACCACTGTAGCCACGCGCATCAATGGTTTCATGTGTGGCATAAAGATAGCCAATTACTTCACCATTTTGATAAACCGGCGCGGCGGGTGGAACTCCAACCGCTTCCCCTATCTCGTCCGCTTGGGGAAAGATGGTGCTGACCACGTCCCTATCATTAAGCCTATAGTCCAAAGGCCCATAGTAGCCAATTCCAACATCTCGATCTGCGACTTTGATCACGGCAAATGCACTAGAAAAACTAGCCCAGGTGGCCATGAAGACCGCGAAGAAAAACGCGTACAGACCAACTACACCTATACAGTGTTTAGCTCTGGATATGCTTTCGACCATGTCCCTGGCTCCTGCAGTACAATACCGAACTAACTACAGGGGCATACTCCCCTCTTGCAACTATTTTCCCGTTCTTTGGCTATCACCTGGACACCAACAAGAATCTCTTTTTATATTTTAATTTATATGGGCCTTTTCTGCATAAGAGCTGTGCGGACACAATATGCCACTTCTTTATCCAATTGATTAAACGCAAAATGTTCCAATTCAATCAAACCTGCAGTCGGGCGAGACTTACTCTCCCTCATGCTTTTTACCTTCGTCACTGCACGCAGAGTGTCACCATGAAATACCGGATTAGAAAACCGAACTTCCGTCATGCCTAAATTCCCAAGGGTCGTACCCAAAGTAGTATCGCCCACTGTTACGCCAACCAGCAAGCCAAGAGTAAACATGCTGTTTACAATGCGGCTCCCATACTCAGTGCCCTTTGCAAACTCTTCATCCAGATGTAAAGGTTGCGGATTATGGGTCATAGCACAAAACATTATGTTATCCATTTCCGTGACAGTCCTCGTGAGGGGATGCTTAAATTCCATTCCAACCTCAAACTGTTCATAATAAAGNCCTGCCATGATATGCTCACCCTTTCCACTAATTTTTCTTGAAAACCCACTTGTTGAATTACAGTATTTGGCCCGTTAAGGATATATTATTGCCCGTTACAAAAAGGCAATAATTCCCAGAGATATAACACATAAACTGTTGGCAAATAGGTTTTCCGTATTTGATGAGACCTGAATAATGACTTTTCTTTGGATACCGTTGGCTATTGGCG from Rhodospirillaceae bacterium includes:
- a CDS encoding dehydratase — encoded protein: MAGLYYEQFEVGMEFKHPLTRTVTEMDNIMFCAMTHNPQPLHLDEEFAKGTEYGSRIVNSMFTLGLLVGVTVGDTTLGTTLGNLGMTEVRFSNPVFHGDTLRAVTKVKSMRESKSRPTAGLIELEHFAFNQLDKEVAYCVRTALMQKRPI